The Phoenix dactylifera cultivar Barhee BC4 chromosome 17, palm_55x_up_171113_PBpolish2nd_filt_p, whole genome shotgun sequence genome contains a region encoding:
- the LOC103711904 gene encoding golgin subfamily A member 6-like protein 6 — MGIVTSKCCSYREKCRELEAKTRGLEEEIKEVKRAGEKAARVSEQKVAVFGRKEEEWKRERKKHKEEVTKLRKRLKEEEDRMRRLEAAAASRGDVKEWYQVGTDYIMEHMKEEQARMEEAAEKWKQLYLAIKTELDDLIERTRQGEGFFWGVQEGMIEELHGELKTKEETMETLRSRISAMEKEGIKRDREIDILRQSLRILSNTKRNRIRKNPPRSLGLGSGREKSATCMGSLNPQRSHEALASHE; from the exons ATGGGCATTGTCACCAGCAAGTGTTGCAGCTACCGCGAAAAGTGCAGAGAACTCGAGGCTAAAACCCGAGGCCTAGAGGAAGAGATCAAGGAGGTGAAGCGTGCGGGGGAGAAGGCGGCTCGTGTCTCCGAGCAAAAGGTGGCGGTCTTTGGACGCAAGGAGGAGGAATGGAAGCGAGAGAGGAAGAAGCACAAGGAGGAGGTGACAAAGCTAAGGAAAAGgctcaaggaggaggaggataggATGAGGCGTTTGGAGGCGGCGGCAGCAAGCAGAGGCGACGTCAAGGAGTGGTACCAGGTAGGCACAGATTACATTATGGAACACATGAAAGAAGAGCAAGCGCGgatggaggaggcggcggagaaGTGGAAGCAGCTCTACCTTGCGATCAAGACCGAGCTCGACGACCTCATCGAGAGGACTCGACAAG GGGAAGGATTCTTCTGGGGAGTCCAGGAAGGCATgattgaagagctccacggggaGCTGAAGACCAAGGAGGAGACCATGGAAACACTGAGATCACGCATATCAGCAATGGAAAAGGAGGGAATTAAAAGAGATAGGGAGATTGACATTTTGAGGCAGAGCCTAAGAATTCTCAGCAACACAAAAAGGAATCGCATCAGAAAGAATCCGCCCAGAAGCTTGGGCTTGGGAAGTGGCAGAGAGAAGTCAGCAACTTGTATGGGTTCCTTGAATCCACAGCGATCTCATGAAGCACTAGCGTCCCATGAATAG
- the LOC103711863 gene encoding sulfofructose kinase-like: MTMKLSPAISNGPHAPSLPLLSPSLRRPKLPSLRPRIPRAEMSSSSSSSSSQNEQAVVASPSVPPLPTNRIVLGCGLASVDYLATVAAFPEPDEKIRSTSLRVEGGGNTGNALTSAARLGVKPRIISKVANDAQGRNALAELEADGVDTSYMVVSENGNSPFTYIIVDNQTKTRTCIHTPGYPEMVPEDLSESSLCSALDGANLVFFDGRLHETALVVAEEASRRKIPILIDAERKREGLDDLLNLATYVVCSEKFPQAWTTAPSIPTALVSILLRLPQVRFVIVMLGDKGCIMLERSINEASETKETDVESLLESVRQKFDRSTTIPTCISSESSLRVSADGIGAISGRLLMCIAEVVPPSELIDTTGAGDAFIGAVLYGLCAGMPPEKLLPFASQVAAIGCRALGARSGLPWRTDPRLAPFWH; the protein is encoded by the exons ATGACGATGAAGCTGAGCCCTGCCATCTCCAACGGGCCCCATGCTCCCTCCCTCCCACtcctctccccttctcttcgCCGCCCAAAACTCCCTTCCCTTCGACCGCGCATCCCGAG GGCGGAgatgtcgtcgtcgtcgtcctcctcctcctcccaaaATGAGCAGGCTGTCGTCGCCTCGCCCTCCGTTCCTCCCCTCCCGACCAACCGAATCGTG CTGGGTTGCGGGTTGGCGTCGGTGGATTACTTGGCCACGGTGGCTGCCTTCCCAGAGCCTGATGAAAAGATCCGAAGCACGAGCTTGAGG GTAGAAGGAGGCGGAAATACAGGTAACGCATTAACAAGTGCAGCTCGTCTGGGTGTGAAACCTAGGATAATCTCTAAG GTGGCTAATGATGCACAAGGTAGAAATGCGCTTGCAGAACTTGAAGCTGATGGAGTTGATACATCCTATATGGTG GTTTCAGAAAATGGAAATTCACCATTTACCTATATAATAGTTGACAACCAAAC GAAAACTCGTACATGTATTCACACCCCTGGATACCCTGAAATGGTGCCAGAAGATCTTTCAGAGTCTAGCTTGTGTTCTGCTTTAGATGGTGCAAACCTTGTATTCTTTGATGGAAGATTGCATGAAACTGCTTTAGTTGTTGCTGAAGAG GCAAGCCGAAGGAAAATTCCTATTTTAATTGATGCAGAAAGGAAGAGGGAGGGACTGGATGATCTTCTTAATCTGGCAACTTATGTTGTATGCTCAGAAAAATTTCCCCAG GCATGGACAACTGCACCATCTATTCCCACTGCACTAGTATCCATTCTTCTGAGACTACCTCAAGTCAGATTTGTAATTGTGATGCTTGGAGATAAAGGTTGCATAATGCTTGAGAGAAGCATAAATG AGGCTTCTGAGACAAAGGAAACAGATGTAGAAAGTTTACTTGAGTCAGTGAGGCAGAAATTTGATAGAAGCACCACAATTCCGACATGTATTTCTTCGGAG TCAAGCCTGAGAGTTAGTGCAGATGGAATAGGTGCTATAAGTGGGAGGTTACTTATGTGTATTGCAGAGGTGGTACCTCCTTCAGAGCTAATTGACACCACTGGTGCTGGAGATGCATTCATTGGAGCAGTTCTCTATG GTTTATGTGCAGGAATGCCTCCTGAGAAGTTGCTGCCTTTTGCATCACAAGTG GCTGCCATTGGATGTAGGGCTTTGGGTGCTCGGAGTGGTTTGCCATGGCGCACAGACCCACGTTTGGCTCCATTTTGGCACTAG
- the LOC103711864 gene encoding 60S ribosomal protein L21-1, which translates to MPAGHGVRARTRDLFARPFRKKGYIPLTTYLRTYKIGDYVDIKVNGAVHKGMPHKFYHGRTGRVWNVTKRAIGVEINKQVGNRIIRKRIHVRVEHVQPSRCTEDFRLRKKKNDELKAEAKARGEIISTKRQPEGPKPGFMVEGATLETVTPIPYDVVNDLKGGY; encoded by the exons ATGCCGGCCGGCCATGGGGTGCGAGCGCGGACGAGGGATCTCTTCGCGCGGCCCTTCAGGAAGAAGGGGTACATCCCGCTGACGACGTACCTCCGGACGTACAAGATCGGCGACTACGTCGACATCAAGGTGAACGGCGCCGTCCACAAGGGGATGCCCCACAAGTTCTACCACGGCCGCACCGGTCGCGTCTGGAACGTCACCAAGCGCGCCATCGGCGTCGAGATCAACAAGCAG GTTGGTAACCGAATCATTAGGAAGAGGATCCATGTGCGTGTGGAGCATGTGCAACCTTCCAGGTGCACGGAAGATTTCCGcttgagaaagaaaaagaatgacgAGCTGAAGGCGGAGGCAAAGGCACGTGGTGAGATCATCAGCACAAAGCGGCAGCCCGAGGGTCCCAAGCCTGGTTTCATGGTCGAAGGAGCCACATTGGAGACCGTCACTCCAATTCCCTACGATGTGGTCAATGATCTCAAGGGTGGTTACTAG